A portion of the Daphnia magna isolate NIES linkage group LG4, ASM2063170v1.1, whole genome shotgun sequence genome contains these proteins:
- the LOC116920728 gene encoding NADH dehydrogenase [ubiquinone] 1 beta subcomplex subunit 11, mitochondrial gives MAFIVRQSGRLVGTFNNYLQPAHIGKRCISTSKKNDETAVVTEKIPSHKATQNSHDVNTTAAATAAKKKWMSYGFHPTDQYEDVASAHVFSFLGVTLCMVLGSLVYYYGPDRTLKDWAQREAYLLVREREANGLPLLDPNYVEESKIVLPSEEELGDFEIII, from the exons ATGGCGTTCATCGTTCGTCAATCAGGAAGGCTTGTAGGCACTTTTAACAACTATCTTCAACCTGCCCATATTGGTAAACGCTGCATTTCCACGTCTAAAAAGAACGATGAAACGGCTGTCGTAACTGAAAAAATTCCCTCGCATAAAGCCACCCAAAACTCACACGATGTGAATACCACTGCTGCAGCAACGGCCGCTAAAAAG AAGTGGATGAGTTATGGTTTCCATCCAACAGACCAATACGAGGATGTTGCATCTGCACACGTGTTCTCATTTCTTGGTGTGACATTGTGCATGGTTCTAGGTTCGTTGGTATACTATTATGGGCCCGACAGAAC TTTGAAAGATTGGGCCCAACGAGAAGCCTACCTGCTTGTTCGAGAAAGGGAGGCAAATGGACTTCCTCTATTAGACCCCAACTATGTCGAAGAGTCCAAAATTGTGTTGCCTTCTGAAGAAGAACTTGGGGACTTTGAGATAATAATTTAA